TATGACCCAAAATCAGCTAAAAGCATATCTTCAATATTTGGGAGAAAACCCCGAAAGCATAACCCCGACCCTCAAGACTGCATTGGTAAGCGTTGCAGCGGATCCAAATTATGCCTACGGGTATCTGATAAAGGCCTTTTTACAAGACCATTAGCCTGGTCGTCCGTATTCAGGAAAACTTATACTCCACCCCTGTTAATTTCTCCGAAACGGCCCATAGCTTTGCTGCGTCTGCCTGGTTGTGGGAAGCTTCGTTGGAGGGGACAATCACCGGCAATCCGCGCATTTCATTAAATCCGCCCGGCCCATAATATTCTCCTCCCTTTACATTCGGGTCAACAGAAGCGCGGATTTGGGGTAAAGCACCCTGTTCCTGACTTTGCATAACCAATTGAAAAACCGAAAGTAGCAATTTATACCCCCAGTTTTTTTCCAGATGGTTGACCAGATTGGTTTTGGAAACGCCTGGGTGGGCCGCAACTGCGATATTGTCAGACTTGCTGGCTTCAAACTTTCGCTGTAATTCGTAGGTAAACAGCAGATTGGCCAATTTGGAACGGCTGTACGCACTAAGCGGTGAGTAGTCTTGGCCTTTTTCAAACAGCAGATTATCAAAATCCATTTTCCCGGACTTGTGCAGGCCACTGCTGACATTGACAACTCTGGCATTTGGCGTGCCCGTAATCCGGTCAAAAAGTAACCCCGTAAGGAGAAAATGGCCAAAATGATTGGTGCCCATTTGCGATTCAAGCCCATCTTTTGTGAGCGAGTAAGGCGTATTCATAATACCTGCATTGTTGAGCAACACATCCAGGCGGTCAAACTTCGCTTTAAAGTCGGAGGCAAATTTACGGATAGAGGCAAAGTCCATCAGATCAAGTGCCATCACCACAATGTCGCCATTTGGCGTACTTTTTCTGATTTCCGTTTTTGCTACTTGCGCTTTCTCTGCAGAACGGCTGGCCATGACAACCTGAGCGCCTTTTTCCGCAAAAGCTTTTACCGATTCGTACCCGATTCCGCTATTCCCTCCTGTTACAATTATCACTTTCCCGGTCAGGTTGGGAATATTATCTGTTGTCCATTTTTCTTTACTCATTTGTGTTTTTTTACAAAAGCATTTTTAAAAGAAAGATTTCACTTGTCTAATTACGCAAAATCCAGATACTTCTTTTTATTCCTTGTCTATTTCAGTCCTAAAATATTTTGTCTGTGAGTCTGAATATGCTGCTCAAGATTGCGGATGATTGTTGAAAATTCTTCTTCTTTAGCCAGGTTTTTCATTTCAGCTTTGTCGGCAACCTGGTCGTATAGTTCTTCATATTCAACCTGAGTGAGTGTGGAGTCGGAATAGGTTCTGATATACCGGTATGTTCCGTCAAAAACGGATAAATTGGGCAGTGCACCGCCGTAATTTCCCAAACCTTCATAGACAAATGATTCGCGCCAGGGCGCTTTAGGATTTTCAAGTAAAGGTTTCAGGCTTTTGCCATGTATGTTTGCTGGTACCGGTACGCCTGCCCATTCGAGCAGGGTGGGGGCGAGGTCAATATTCAGGACGATTTGTGTATCGTCACCGCTTTTTAGCCCCGGGCCGAGTACAAACATCGGCACACGCGCCGAAGGTGCGTAGGGCAGTACCTTACTTGTAAACCCATGCTCGCCGAGCATCCAGCCATTGTCACTCATAAAGATGATGTATGTGTTTTCGCGGAGCCTCAGGTCTTCGATTTTTTGAAAGAGCCTGCCAAGATAGTCATCCATTTCCGTGATCACCGCATAGTATTCCAGTGTATGCTGCTTAATTGCGAGGGAATCGGGATAACCGTATTCTGCAGATTGTATGCGATTGCGCACGGTTTTTAGATATTCGGGTTTGTCGCTTAGATCATCCAGACGACTGGTGGCGACCGGCATATCGGCGACTGAATAGCGGGCTTTGGTCTCTGTTTTTGCATCCCAGACCAACTTTCCGTTCATGTGTGGAAGTTGGGTACAATGGAAAAGAAAAAAAGGCTGATCGCTATTAGCTGCTTTTTCTAAAAATTCTATTGACTTTTCTACGCAATAGCCATCACAATGCTTTTCTGGCGTTATGACCGAATCACCATCGAAGATTTTTCTGCCGTAATAGGTCCCATTGGAAAGGAAATATGCCGATTCGTCAAACCCCAGTTCCTGTGGTTTTTGTTTTAGATGCCATTTGCCCATCATGGCCGTGTAATACCCCGACTCCTGAAGGTATTGGGCTACGGTCTTTTCCCCTGTATTCAGGCCACTGCCAAGGTGAAGGACGCCATTTGCACTGCCATAACGGCCTGTGAGCGCTGCCGCCCGGCTTGGGCTGCAAAGCGAAAAAACTACATGTGCATTGGGAAATCGCACCGCCTGTTTTGCGATTTTGTCAAGATAGGGTGTTTGGATTACTTCATTTCCACATGCACCGAGAGCATCCTGCCGTTGGTCGTCGGTGTAGATAAAGATCAGATTGGGGCGTGAGACAGGCTGTGATTGTTTTTTTGCACACGAAAAAGCAAACATTAAACCCAGCATGCCTATTAGCAAAGTACCTTTACCTGTTTGAAAGTAGTATGTCTTTTTTCTCATGATTGACAAATATTTTGACTGAGCAATTGCCAATTTAAAAATATTATTGCTATTATAGCAATAATATTACCTCAAAATCGCTACTACTATGAAAAAATCCTTCCGTATAATTTTTACCAGTCTGTGTGGTCTGTTGCTGATGTTTGGCTATAACATTTA
The DNA window shown above is from Bacteroidia bacterium and carries:
- a CDS encoding oxidoreductase; translation: MSKEKWTTDNIPNLTGKVIIVTGGNSGIGYESVKAFAEKGAQVVMASRSAEKAQVAKTEIRKSTPNGDIVVMALDLMDFASIRKFASDFKAKFDRLDVLLNNAGIMNTPYSLTKDGLESQMGTNHFGHFLLTGLLFDRITGTPNARVVNVSSGLHKSGKMDFDNLLFEKGQDYSPLSAYSRSKLANLLFTYELQRKFEASKSDNIAVAAHPGVSKTNLVNHLEKNWGYKLLLSVFQLVMQSQEQGALPQIRASVDPNVKGGEYYGPGGFNEMRGLPVIVPSNEASHNQADAAKLWAVSEKLTGVEYKFS
- a CDS encoding sulfatase-like hydrolase/transferase — encoded protein: MRKKTYYFQTGKGTLLIGMLGLMFAFSCAKKQSQPVSRPNLIFIYTDDQRQDALGACGNEVIQTPYLDKIAKQAVRFPNAHVVFSLCSPSRAAALTGRYGSANGVLHLGSGLNTGEKTVAQYLQESGYYTAMMGKWHLKQKPQELGFDESAYFLSNGTYYGRKIFDGDSVITPEKHCDGYCVEKSIEFLEKAANSDQPFFLFHCTQLPHMNGKLVWDAKTETKARYSVADMPVATSRLDDLSDKPEYLKTVRNRIQSAEYGYPDSLAIKQHTLEYYAVITEMDDYLGRLFQKIEDLRLRENTYIIFMSDNGWMLGEHGFTSKVLPYAPSARVPMFVLGPGLKSGDDTQIVLNIDLAPTLLEWAGVPVPANIHGKSLKPLLENPKAPWRESFVYEGLGNYGGALPNLSVFDGTYRYIRTYSDSTLTQVEYEELYDQVADKAEMKNLAKEEEFSTIIRNLEQHIQTHRQNILGLK